tccttcctctctcccctcagaGGGAAAGGCCACAAGATCGTTTCCTCTTGATAAAGTGTCCAGAAGAGCAGAAAGCTTTGGCCAAAGGTCAGAGATTCTACTTCCACAAGGATTCAACTATCTGTGCTTCCTGGTCCCCCTAGACTCTGCTCTCCTAGTGTCCTTTCTCCTCCCtacctcccctccttccttctttctctcttgacTAATGGCCCATTCTTTCCATCCCAACTACCCAAGACCTTTTCCTCCTAAACCAGAAATTTTAAACTTGGggtatatgaacttaaaaaaatgttgatgTCTATTTAAACATGActgatttcttttataatcctatgtatttgatTTATGCATCAAAAGGCATTTTTCTGAGGAGCCCATAGGCTTCATGAGGCTACCAAAAGGGTCTCTCTAGTTTAAGACCTTAACCACTCTCCCCACTCCCAATCTCCCTACCCCAATTCTCCATTTCCCATCATTGGAGTTACCTCTAGCCATGACCCTTCCTAGTCTCCCTCTCCCCAGCTTCCTGGTCCCATCCTCCTTCAGCCAATGATTTCCTCTTCTCTTGAGCTCCAGGGACCAAAGACCATGGCTCAACTGGTATGGGGGTTGCTCTTCCTGGGCCTCATGGCCATGGCTCATGGGCTTCGGAAGGGTGATGATCTGCTTGATGTCTGCATGGATGGTAAGCACCACAAGTACAAGCCTAGTCAAGAAGATGATCTTCATCAACAGGTAAGTGGCAGGGAGAACATCTCCTGGAGGTtctctgggagggagggggaatgtGCTACTACAGTATCCTGAATAGGAGATGGGACAGGAGATTAGGCTAGAAGGTGGGCCACAGGGGACAGGTAGCACTGCACATCCCTAATTTAGGGACAGGAGCACTCCTCCTAATAGTTCCTAATTTGATAGTTTTCAAAGTTTTCTCACAACCATGACCACCAAAAATGGGAAGTTAGcccatttttgcagatgaggaaacggaggcttcAGAGCtaggtgatttgctcaaagtcagaGAGCTGGTCATGCTGGGACTAATCTGCATCTACATCTCAGGCTCTTAGAAGtttcatagaatcctagattGTCAGAACTAGAAGTGACAGTCAAACTATTGCATTTGtgaaggtccatgagtttggcaATGGGAATCCTGGGGAAAGATTAGACATAGCCTGTACAGAACTTACCATCAAATAAGAGCAAAGagagctatataaataaatgGGTAACTAAAAAGGCTGGGAGGAAGATAAGCTCAAAGAAGATTTTACTAGAAAATGCTAGAAGAAATTTGAGGagaaagttcttttaaaattttatctgggagggggcagctgggtagctcagtggattgagagccaggcctagagacaggagatcctaggttcaaatctggcctcagacacttcccagctgtgtgaccctgggcaagtcacttgacccccattgcccacccttaccactcttccaccaaggagccaatacacagaagttaagggttaaaaaaaaaaagataaaaaaaaaatcatctgggggtgcagctaggtggctcagtcaattgagagcctagaggcaggaggtcctgggttcaaatttgacctcagacatttcatagctgtgtgatcctgggcaagttatttaactcccactgcctagctcttaccacttttctgtcttggaaccaatatacagtgttgattttaagatagaaagtaagggcttaacaaaaatttttttatctaaaaatggtttaaaatttattttaataaccaaAAGTCCATGTTATCTGCACAATCCCAGgattggaaaaacagaagaaaaagccCAAAGCTCTTGTAAGAAATACAGTGCATAGTAGGTGgtgggtgaaagatgaaatgaaggaggaaacaaaggttcCATCTCCTGAACATGAAGTTTTATCAAGCAATGCAGGGCACATGTCCAAATTGGAACAGGCCCCTTCTTCTGCTTAGACACATGGACCCTGAATACTGGGGGAGATAAACTTTTTTATACataaaaaacaatcaaacaaggAAACCATCAAACCGAATACAACATTAGGTAATTTGACTTCTAATTGGAGGAGAGATCAGGGACTTTCCaaatggggaaggggagaaagaacagATGCAATTATCTGAATTGGGAAAAATTACTAACCCCCCTCCAATTGTCTACTCATTGAAATAGTAACTGATTTACCAGTCCTGGGTCAGTTTTCATGGGATGTTCAGGTGCTTGAGCTGTATAATTAGGAGAAAATTCCTCGCACCTCTCTTTGGATCTGGCTGAGTTTCTGGCCAGCATGACCTAGGTATGCTTAGAGCAGGTAGAGGTGGTCCACTTTCCCAGACTGGCAGAGTTAGGGTCAAACAATGCAACAAGATCTTCCcataatccccccccccccccattgacTCTCAAGCTTTCTTATTGGCCCAACTCTCTACCCTCCAGTGTAGCCCATGGAAAAAAAGAGCCTGCTGCACAGTAAACACTAGCATCGCAGCCCATGAGGATGCCTCCTACTTGTATGGCTTCAACTTTAACCACTGTGGGATGATGGCTCCAGCCTGCAAACGCCACTTTGTCCAAGACACATGTCTCTACGAGTGTTCCCCAAATCTGGGACCCTGGATCCAGCCTGTAAGTGACTGAGGGGGAAACAAGTCTTTTGTCCTTACGTGGCCCCCAGTATTGAAGGGGCCTCTGCTTTCGAGGACACAGGCCAGTGTTAAGAGTTTGAAAACTAATGCTCCCTCTTCCCCATCAAGGCAGAGTCGAGCTGGAGGAAGGAACGCATCTTGAATGTCCC
The nucleotide sequence above comes from Gracilinanus agilis isolate LMUSP501 unplaced genomic scaffold, AgileGrace unplaced_scaffold45108, whole genome shotgun sequence. Encoded proteins:
- the LOC123255375 gene encoding folate receptor alpha-like, which encodes MAQLVWGLLFLGLMAMAHGLRKGDDLLDVCMDGKHHKYKPSQEDDLHQQCSPWKKRACCTVNTSIAAHEDASYLYGFNFNHCGMMAPACKRHFVQDTCLYECSPNLGPWIQPAESSWRKERILNVPLCKEDCNQWWEDCKFSYTCKENWHKGWNWTS